The window gagagagagtgtcaGCCAATACCATATTAACACCAACTGAGTAGTTTCGGAAGCAAAATAGATCACACTTACTAATGTCAGAGCCAAAATCAAAACCCTTTCCTGAaagatatatattcattttagtTATCAAATCTAAATTGAGACTCTACACATCCTATCCTCGCACCAAAACCACCCTTGAGATTCCTCGCCATGTCTCTCCcctaattgtatattttcaccGGCTTCTCATATGCGTGTCGGTTCTACAACAAGAGCATTCAAACAGATGTTAGACTTAAGGGAGATGGATTCTTAGAAAACGAGCGAGAGCTTCTTACCTGATTTGCAGCATAAGCCCTTTTAGGAGCATTATCAATGTGCTCCAACCCAAGATACTGCTCCCACGCACCGTACACATCTCTTCTCTGTTAGTCATTTTTAGTATCCGAAAATGAAGAGTTAGATCCCGAATTTATTTTTGAACagaactaaaaataaaagtctTACCTGAAAGCGATTGTACACGACATCTGTGTCCTGCAAGTAATCGGGTCGTCCCATTGAAAAAGATGCAAACTTCCACTGAATaacacaagacaaaaaaaaaattaacaatgatCTTACTCCGCCACcaataataacaattaataaACTTATTGACATTTTTTAGCTGTTACCAAATCAGACAAAAGTCATGCATACCTTGGCAAAGTCCTCATCAGGGACATGAAGTTTCTTTTGGATACGGGTCTTGACTTCTTCTAAAGTTTCACCTTCATGGATTACCAAAAAGAAGGGCTCGCCGAAATTTTGTACTtgctgcaaaagaaaaaatggttaACAAAGTTTTCAAAACCTCCGATCCAAAACACTGGACCCCTCATATAGCTTTTCAAGTAATTAAGAGTGATATGGACTACCACCTGATTTTGTCCGGGCTCTTTAGAAAAATGATATACATGGATTAACCGATCATTGGGACCAATATTCTTCTCTTCGTCAGGTATCTGAGATTTCACACGATagcaaaagaagaaactcaGCATCTTTTGAGTCATTAACCAGCAAAAACTTGCATTTACATTTTACTAATGTAGCTCAAATGCAACTATTCATCTCAAGCATTCAAATAACCTGCACAAACTAGTTACAATGCAGATGACGTTCCTCTCAAGCAATTATAGCAATTATCAATCCAAACAACCTATGCCTCCAAAACAGCGAATGCAGTAAAATGTACCACATCATTTTAATTTTGCAAGTTTGAAACTAAAAAAGAGACGGGCAAAAAGTTCCAAGAAACTAAAATCTACTTCCATCGGAGAAACAAGAGATAAGTCAGttaacaaaatacaataaaaagcTTGGACGATTACAGAACTAAAGCGAAAGAAGGTGAGGAAGAGAGATATACCTCCTCTGCCCGTAAAGTCCAGTACTGGTCATTGATGTTCTCAATTCTTTCAGTAGATGGAAAGATCTGCAACGCGCACCCGAACAAATTGGATCAAAAATTTGCTAAGTTCGAGAAGATTGCAAAGTACATCACACGAGATGTGGTACAGTCTACAAGCCATAATCTTAAAATAGTAAAGTTAACTACAATGTAAAAGACAAGAAGTTAGCCTGTTACCTTGTAGATCTTGTGGAAAAAGACCTCAAGTAACCTCAGTTCTGCATCTTGATGCGAAAGTTCCACCTGATGCACAAGTGTAGATTATATTTAAACTATGAAATAGATTAAACCACAAAGTATAGAGCAGAATCCATTAAAAGACAAGCACTTTATAAGGACAAAACACAGCTCAATATGTGGCCAATTAGCAGAGATGCATGCAATGatctaataaaaaattgtaactatATTGACCTTTGTTTTAAGTTCATTAATAACATCTCCAACAGTACTCTGCTTAGGTAGTCTGATATTGTGAATTACCACCTGcaattttaagagttttaagGACTGAAATACAATAGCATGTGTAGAGACCTACAAATCACAAATAAAAGTTCAACCCATACTTCATCCTTTGTGGCGCTATGGAAAGCAACTTTTAAAGTCTTAAGACCTTGCAATTCTGGAAGAGGAATGTCCAGAACTTCATAATACAAAATGTCAGACgtctgaaaaagaagaagagtcataAGCAATTCAGCATTGGAATcgaaaaaaacatatgtaagtTCACTCAAACCAACGTCAATCACCTGATTATAGTGAGCTAACATATCTGAAAGATGATCTACTCCACGGTATTTGATTGGCTGAGGCTTGGGTTGCTGGGAGTAGCAATTGTGAGATGTAAGCCTAAGTTTCGATGCATCATCAAGGCCAAGCTTCTCAGCCACTCTTTCGACAACATCATCATAAGTGTGCAGCTTTGACCTGAAAGTAGAAGCATTACGAATTCCAATACTGGAATAAATGACACAAAGTTGTCCATAGAGGTACTTACAACTCCAGAATAAACTcgtcttcttttggtttttccaGTGTACGAAAACGCACCAGCTACGAAATAACAAACCACATAAGTTAGTTACCACCAAAACTTGCCAACAACTATTAGTAGTTTCCAAGGAATTGATAAAAAGACGCTAATCATCACAGTTTGATAAAAAGAAGCTATAACAGTTGGAGCTCTACTGTTAGAGCCCATTTCAAGATTGACATCAGTGCCCAGGTTAATTATACCTCTCGATTCTGTACATACTCCAAAAATGATGGCACATCTGGGTATAGACATTCACTCTCCTGGATACGAAGAGGTTTCTGATAGCAAATGATATCTCCATCTTCAATCTATACGCCAGAAACCCATTTCAATGAATAGGACAAACTATGAAACATCACTTGACACATTTGATACAATGAGATTAACATTACTTGGCACAGTCTGAAAGAAGTCTTCTTATCTAGATGTTCGCACATTACACAAGGTTCAAACTTTATTTCCTGAAAATGGGAAGAAaaccaattaaaatgaaatgttTCATGGCCATAAGTATGATGAAAAGGTAGAGCTAAAAGGCACCAGCCTCAACCTCAAAAAGTTCTATTTCCTCATCAGGGGCAAAGCCAGCCATTTTATTCAGTTGCCCTACTATATCCATGGGCTTACTTGAACTTTTCACCATGAGCCTGCCAACATATCTACAACATACGGACAAAGTGATGTAAGAATGATGAAAGTTGCAAACAAGAAACAGGGAAAAAGTGACAAATTCtccattaaaaagaaaatggaagaaaGAAATAGTGCCTTTAGGATGAGAATATACGGGAGTATACCACCTTTTGTTTGAACAGACGTCAAAAGTGAAAAAGTGGTGGGTACTAGAATTACCTTAGTACTGCGTTCACAGGGTCATAGAgcttaaagaaaagaagaatatctTCATGAGATTTTTCTGGGGGAGAAATAGGAAGGTCATCCtggataattttaatttaagaatTAGTACGACTTAATTTCTTCCCTTTGACCAATTGGTTTCAGATTTTCATTCAATGAATAGGCCACAACAATTAAACTTTGCAGCAGTGTAGTATTACCGGTCCGCGCTCTATTTCCAAAAACAGCTTCAGTTCAGCATTGTTTGCCTTGTTAGATGCCTCTCTTATTTGTCCAACCTACAATAAcatcttaaaaattaattactccTAATATAAAAAACATGTGTGTTGTACATTTTTAAAGTCTAGAAAAGGAATAATACCAAATGAAAGACGCAAACCATAGGCATGAAAgcaattataaaaaacaaagtatagcttataaaaaacaaagtatagcttataaaaaacaaagtatagcttataaaaacaaagtataGCTACCGTCTGTAATTCTTCATTAGGTAACAAGGGACGATTGGGACGATAAGTATGGTTTTGACGCTTTGCCCAGATCCAGAACCGCTGTTGTTGAACCGGGACACCAAACTCTTTGGCTACCTCTTCCTACATGAGGACAAATTTTAAACAATGTTAAGTACACAAGACACTAAGAAACTTGCAACCAATGAATAATTCCAACGAAGACAGCATCTTATAAAAACCCTTAAACAAACTAGATTCCAAACGAAAGCAGATATTCTTCTCATCAGAATCCTGATCACTATTCCTCTCCTTCAAGATAGATTCAGGTTACCAAGAAAGAAGCTTCTTCACAAACCCCATCTCTTGCTGCAATAAATTGCATTTGTCTGGAAACACATAGGAATATACAGGCATGTACCTTAAACTGTTGAAAGGGGGTTTGTTTCTGGATTCTNNNNNNNNNNNNNNNNNNNNNNNNNNNNNNNNNNNNNNNNNNNNNNNNNNNNNNNNNNNNNNNNNNNNNNNNNNNNNNNNNNNNNNNNNNNNNNNNNNNNNNNNNNNNNNNNNNNNNNNNNNNNNNNNNNNNNNNNNNNNNNNNNNNNNNNNNNNNNNNNNNNNNNNNNNNNNNNNNNNNNNNNNNNNNNNNNNNNNNNNNNNNNNNNNNNNNNNNNNNNNNNNNNNNNNNNNNNNNNNNNNNNNNNNNNNNNNNNNNNNNNNNNNNNNNNNNNNNNNNNNNNNNNNNNNNNNNNNNNNNNNNNNNNNNNNNNNNNNNNNNNNNNNNNNNNNNNNNNNNNNNNNNNNNNNNNNNNNNNNNNNNNNNNNNNNNNNNNNNNNNNNNNNNNNNNNNNNNNNNNNNNNNNNNNNNNNNNNNNNNNNNNNNNNNNNNNNNNNNNNNNNNNNNNNNNNNNNNNNNNNNNNNNNNNNNNNNNNNNNNNNNNNNNNNNNNNNNNNNNNNNNNNNNNNNNNNNNNNNNNNNNNNNNNNNNNNNNNNNNNNNNNNNNNNNNNNNNNNNNNNNNNNNNNNNNNNNNNNNNNNNNNNNNNNNNNNNNNNNNNNNNNNNNNNNNNNNNNNNNNNNNNNNNNNNNNNNNNNNNNNNNNNNNNNNNNNNNNNNNNNNNNNNNNNNNNNNNNNNNNNNNNNNNNNNNNNNNNNNNNNNNNNNNNNNNNNNNNNNNNNNNNNNNNNNNNNNNNNNNNNNNNNNNNNNNNNNNNNNNNNNNNNNNNNNNNNNNNNNNNNNNNNNNNNNNNNNNNNNNNNNNNNNNNNNNNNNNNNNNNNNNNNNNNNNNNNNNNNNNNNNNNNNNNNNNNNNNNNNNNNNNNNNNNNNNNNNNNNNNNNNNNNNNNNNNNNNNNNNNNNNNNNNNNNNNNNNNNNNNNNNNNNNNNNNNNNNNNNNNNNNNNNNNNNNNNNNNNNNNNNNNNNNNNNNNNNNNNNNNNNNNNNNNNNNNNNNNNNNNNNNNNNNNNNNNNNNNNNNNNNNNNNNNNNNNNNNNNNNNNNNNNNNNNNNNNNNNNNNNNNNNNNNNNNNNNNNNNNNNNNNNNNNNNNNNNNNNNNNNNNNNNNNNNNNNNNNNNNNNNNNNNNNNNNNNNNNNNNNNNNNNNNNNNNNNNNNNNNNNNNNNNNNNNNNNNNNNNNNNNNNNNNNNNNNNNNNNNNNNNNNNNNNNNNNNNNNNNNNNNNNNNNNNNNNNNNNNNNNNNNNNNNNNNNNNNNNNNNNNNNNNNNNNNNNNNNNNNNNNNNNNNNNNNNNNNNNNNNNNNNNNNNNNNNNNNNNNNNNNNNNNNNNNNNNNNNNNNNNNNNNNNNNNNNNNNNNNNNNNNNNNNNNNNNNNNNNNNNNNNNNNNNNNNNNNNNNNNNNNNNNNNNNNNNNNNNNNNNNNNNNNNNNNNNNNNNNNNNNNNNNNNNNNNNNNNNNNNNNNNNNNNNNNNNNNNNNNNNNNNNNNNNNNNNNNNNNNNNNNNNNNNNNNNNNNNNNNNNNNNNNNNNNNNNNNNNNNNNNNNNNNNNNNNNNNNNNNNNNNNNNNNNNNNNNNNNNNNNNNNNNNNNNNNNNNNNNNNNNNNNNNNNNNNNNNNNNNNNNNNNNNNNNNNNNNNNNNNNNNNNNNNNNNNNNNNNNNNNNNNNNNNNNNNNNNNNNNNNNNNNNNNNNNNNNNNNNNNNNNNNNNNNNNNNNNNNNNNNNNNNNNNNNNNNNNNNNNNNNNNNNNNNNNNNNNNNNNNNNNNNNNNNNNNNNNNNNNNNNNNNNNNNNNNNNNNNNNNNNNNNNNNNNNNNNNNNNNNNNNNNNNNNNNNNNNNNNNNNNNNNNNNNNNNNNNNNNNNNNNNNNNNNNNNNNNNNNNNNNNNNNNNNNNNNNNNNNNNNNNNNNNNNNNNNNNNNNNNNNNNNNNNNNNNNNNNNNNNNNNNNNNNNNNNNNNNNNNNNNNNNNNNNNNNNNNNNNNNNNNNNNNNNNNNNNNNNNNNNNNNNNNNNCTCTTGCTGCAATAAATTGCATTTGTCTGGAAACAAATAGGAATATACAGGCATGTACCTTAAACTGTTGAAAGGGGGTTTGTTTCTGGATTCTAAAACTCCGAACTTTTTCATGATCAacaagatcaaaataaatattctttCCAATTTGCTCAGCAATGTCATCATCTCTTGCGACCTTTATAATAGTTAAAATGCATTAGtaagatcaaaaattcaaacctaTACCAGCAATAGGTAATTACGTCTGTGTTCACTTTCAGACCCAAATATAATAGAAGTAGAAAACCTTGATTGTCGTGAAAAGGTGAGCTTGAGCcttgtattttcttttatcttccttttcttcttgttcttttttcagCCTCACCTGTGAGAAAATAATTAACTGATTCAGGCAAAACAAAGATAGGTAAACAGGTAAACAGGAAAAAGCGTGTAAATGAATTTCTTACCCGCAAATGTTCCGCAATGTCTTTTTCATCAACGTTGCAGATTATTTTATCCTTGTCACTGTCCCGAATATAAACAAGCATGTACGCATTCGAGTATTTTGTGAATTTGAAAGGTGGATTATTGAAACCAGGATTATTCTGCGGTAACTGAAGCgacacaaaatttgaaagtacataaaatgagaaaaataagaacaaagcAAAAAGAGAAACCTAGGAAGAGAGTGTtacctcttcttcaccaccatATTGCTCTTCCAGTGCCCTTTTCACATCTTCCTTCGTTACCCGTTCATCATCAAATTTATACCTGAGAGAATTAAGTTTAGATAGTCTAAAAGTAAAGCAATGAAAAAATTTGTTCATTATTGTCATCTAAACAGACACCAGAAGCCACAGAAAGACTTATTTCAGTAGATAATTTGGGAGAAATGGGAAgcaaaaaataaactataaagaTCACTTATACAGTGAATCTTAATTGCGAAACTAATAACAGTAAATCCACGTTTGGATATATGGATAGAAGAGCCATTAGAAATACGATAACATTTTCCAGTTTCATAAGAAATGACTCGGGCCTTGCTAGCCTAAATGATGAGGAAACTAGTTAAAGTAActtaaattacaaaatacaaaacttgttttaacATGAAAGAGTTGAAGGATGTGTACCACTGATCAGAAAGTGTTGGCCTAATAAAAGCATAATAATGCCCTCCATGCACTCCTCCGCTATGAACCAAGACACTGCATAAAAAAATGAGCAGCAAACTGTTCAAGCAAGCCCACAAGGAACAACAAGATCTTACTACAACATAATTCAGCTTGTATTTCACTATCACAGAAGGAAGATGAACTGTCGATCTTTCAAGGAAAACCTAAGCTACGGCAACAGATTCCTGAGAAGAGGAACCTAGCCTTATAATCAATAGAACTATATACTTCAGGAAAAATCCCACCACTATATAGTCCTGCTTGAATCTACTGTAACTCAAATTATAAAAGTAGAGATACAATAACAATATATACCTGTGGAGGGTGTAGAGATTGCGGACACTCTTGTCTGCATCAGGGGATAAATATTTTCCATTCTCTCTATCGAGATCCAGTTGAAGAGGAAACTCATACCGATCATTGATCTGTAAACAAAGACGTCAGCCTCAAAGCAAGTCTAAACACAGTCGGCACTACATGCTTTTGGGTAACTGGAATTTCAGACACTAACCTTCACCATTGTGTCCCGCATAAAATCGTATTCAAACCTCTTGAGCTGAAGTTGAAGAACTGGTGGAAAGTCTATAAATAGAACACCTTTTTTTGcatcctgaaaaaaaaataaaaaatcattccAATATAAGATAAGTTCACAGTAACAATGACAGTTAGTCAAATACAACTTTATCAGCTGCTTTAAAAAATACTAAGTAAAAAAGCTTTTCAAATTTCCTAATTTATCTTGCTTGGTAGCATTCACACACATTATGAACCCCTACACCAAATAATATGCAGATAATGATAGACTAGATTGACTTGCATAGGACCAACATAGGGACATTGACACTTCTCAACATCCACAATAACCAATTAAAGAAAGATAGACGACAGCCTACCTGCAAATCATGTCCTTCTGCATGGTATTTGTTATCTCCTTCAAGTCGTTCAACTTCAACATACTTGTCAAAAGAAGCATATACATCTTTGCAGCCCTTAACATCAAGCTGGAGGTCTAACACAAGTCAAAGTACACAGCTGTACAGTtagtttgatataaatatatcagCTTCAATAATATAAGACAACTGAAGATACGTTACGTTACTGTTTAAAAGTACATACCATAGAATGATTCTTTTCGAGTAGATTTGTAATCTACATTAATGCACTCAATGTAATTCATGTGGTGACCCTCAAATAGCTTTTGTATTGTTCCCTCCACAACAGTTCCCttgaaaaaggcaaaaaaaaaaataagtaaaacataaaatacCAACTAGGAATGGAAGAAAGGTTGGGCTGAAGAAGAAAATTTACCTTCATCTTGTCCTCGAGCTTTTCACATAGAACTCGGTTGAGTTCCTGGACATCATGTTGCATGAAAGAATCATATGTATCCCAACCAAACGACTTTGTCAGCTCCTTTGTCGCTACACTGGTGTCATTATACTGAAGCTTGTAAAACAAACTTTGGAGCGCCAATGGGATACTAGCGGTCGGTGCATCATTTTCAGTCGTTGGCATGTGATACACAGCCTACAAACATGGGTGCATTATTCAGATGTCTTTATATAGAATTAAGCGAACTCACGATtaagcaaattaaaaaagaaaacaagacgtGCATCAAACCTTTCTGAAGTAAGGTATGTGGTATAATGTCTGCAGGAGAGAATTCATGTAACAGGTAGCACCTTGGTTTTTAAGTCCAACAAAACCAGTCTCTTTTTTTGAGTCATATGACCAGTAATCAAGAACTTTACGCACAGCAACTTCAGCTTCAATCAGAACAGTGTCATTCACTAAATATCCTCGAGTGGGATCATAGAGCTCGCTGAGAGGCATGAATGATGTAAACCCCCAATCGCTTTCTCTTGCGTTGAATTGATGTTGCGTCTCTGCAACACGCAAAAGAAAGTAGTCAGAACAGCAGGTTGACCAGAAAACAAGTAAAGAAGTTATTGGCTCTtaagaaattcaaaaaattgaatGAAAATCATCATGTTCAATTCAGTTTTCAGGTAGCTTGACTGCATTCCAAGGTCGACAATGTACTCCTCTTATAAATCCAAATTATCACTCCAAGAAATAAACATCTTCCAGGAAATTCACATTTATGCATGCATTCAGATAACGAAATCTATAAACTAAGATACCTTTTCTGATGGAATATCTGCTGTGAACTTGATTCACTACAGCCAGACTGAACTGTGAATATCTGCTCCACCCGTACGGCAAACTAGACGCGTCAGCAACATCCAAGTACATGGACAAATGGTCGACATTGTTTCCTTTGGGAAAAATCAATATACGCctgcaagaaaaaagaaaatcagcTCACATGAACCAATGAAATGCACATCAGGAAATCaattgcaaagaaaaaaagtatcaaaaagTCTATGTCATTACCATTTATAGCCTCCAACAACAAATACTTCAGAGTACTGCTTCCTGGTATTGAGCCTAGTGAACATAGGGAGCGTCCACGTGAATTTCAGACTTGGAGGATCCTCGGCTGGCGGATTCTCCACAGTGGTAGCAGCAGTCTCAGTTTGGGCAACTAAAAATGCATCAACAACTGTTAAGAAATCCACAAaccaaaaatagacaaaaccCTAGAGCACAGTGAAAACATCAATTCTACACTCCAGCACAATCCACTAGTAATACATCATCTACACCAAAAGAATCAGGGTATAACACAGACGAAAGTAGCAGAAGCAGAAACTTTTACCTTCCATAGGCTGAGGTCCCTCGACCAAATCCGGATTCGGTACAAGCATTTCCTCGTCTTCCTGCTGCTGTCAAAATCGTAAGACGACAAATCAGACTTCCGACtaatagaaaccctaatttcccaaCCCCGTGATCAGAACGTCAAACGGAAACCGCaatcacccaaaaaaaacacgGTAATCTCCCGATGATTCTATCTCTTTCGAAAtacagagaaacaaacaaaatctaagaaaacaaaaccttaacGGATCAGTCAAACGAAGAGAGTAAAAAAATCCGAAGCAGAAGAAGGTAGAAAAcgcgtaaaaaaaaaaaccccacgAAGACGACATCAAATtgacacaaaacacaaaaaaaagaacaaggctAATCGGAGATTACATCAAGCGGCGGCGGAGTCATCATAGTCATTGCTCCGAGGGCGATTCACGGATGGATCGAGAAGTAGAGAAGAGAGCGTAGAGCAGAGAGATGGGACAAGACGAAGGAGTGAGGGAAGAAATAGAGAGAACTTGGCAGAGGGACGGGGAGAGATCAATCGCTCTCAAtttcttcttactctttctCGCTTTTCGATATGGCTAATTACGATATTTTTACtaaacttaagggtttgtatTGTAATTCCAATTACTATTGGGATTCAGATTTATATGTTCCCCTGAGGGCTCGTCTGAGAAGCGTGACAGGCTAATGAGAAAGCGACAGGTGCATGTTAATACCAATTAAACCTCTCCACGTGTCTTGAACGTGACTGTGACCGTCACGGTGTTTGGAGGTCTTCGGTGAATTTTTGGGCTTTGGACGGAAAACTATCATAAGAACTATCATATCTAGTTAGATAGAGCCCGAACTTTAACCACGATCTACATATACCCAGAAAAAAGTTTCAAACGTATGTCCCCACagatcaaaatttcaaaatctaaatctcCCCGAAATAGTATTACAAGATTTAAATTCCCACAAACTATGGTTTTAATCGGTTTATTATGTACCAAATAAATCTTAACCaactaaaacaataataaaccaaaaataaaccaattttaacccaaattacaattaattaactacaaaaccaaaccaattttCTCGAAAAAACCAATCCTCTCGACAACAACcaatcttctcttttccttATCACCTTCTTCCTCACCTAAAGTCAGTTTTGAATAAAAGAACAGTCAACTATGCCAAATCAAAAATCATCATAGACCTCCAAGCCCAGTTGTGATTAATACCACATGTAATGGAAACGAGAATACTAATGATCTATGAACATCACCGAAATCGGAGATCTGATGACGGAACTGACGGTTATTAAACAGATCTGAGATTTCAAATCTGAGAGCATCATCGAGTTTTGTAATCAGAGATTGAAGACGGATAAGGCAAAGCTTGTAATGCTTGGTGATTTCATCGTACTCGAGAATGAGTCTCGCTTGACTAAGACGATGCTCTGTGGTTGTATATACGCGAGCTAGCGGAGAAAATTGAGATATACAGCGACATTAAGCTTGAGACGAACTCtacttgttgtttgttgttgaagcTATTCCCAGAGATTGGTGATAACGGAGGAGGCAGCGATTAAATTCAGCGCCGTTACGCATGCTAGATCTTTGCTTCTACAAATTTATAACTTCACACCCTCTAAAATCTAAAGTATTCTTAATTTACCCCactacttttattttaatcttaagtatttattttacttttaatttgttttattttggtttgttttcgAAAATAGATAGTTTGGCCTCGGTTTAGAGCTTAAACCGATATAACCCAGATACATGgagatttagattttgaatttttgatctgtGGGGACATACGTTTGGAACTTTTTTCTGGGGGATATCTAGATCGTGGTCAAATTTCGGACTCTATCTAGCTAGATATGATAGTTCTTATGGGGAAATAGCTCGTTTTCCCGCTTTTGGACCTTCAagtttgttttgaattttcttctctATTATTATTATGCTAAGGGTTTATAAATAGGGTTAATGGAAATGCAAGTTTCATAagtatattttaggaaatatcaTTAAGGAAATTAATGCTTAGATTTTGTTATATACTATTTCCTTCCTGTCACACTACTTTAAATGTGAAtgatgtgatatttaaatagtATAACAATACTTATCCACCTTCATTTATAAGTTTTGCACTTTTTTTGACATAtcatatttaacattaatttgttacaatattatttactacgagaaagaaaaaaaaagttgcatatcctactatattaattgaggtATCCACTAAAATGAAATGTATAAAGGTTAACTTTTCTCTATTGCAATAAAATGtattgaaacaaattaaaaatgaaaaagatcaaaaatttcacttttaaaaacatttgaaaTCTACACATATTTTGCTAAAAATGTGAATTGAACAAGAGCCAAAAAGGCAATTAAATTTTTGCATTTGGTTTCTATTTGATTAAAAAACCAACCAGCCAAACCAATACCTAGACTAACAAAATCACATTGTGGAACTGAATTATAATAGGATCAAATGCTTttttctgtttcataatatattatcTTTTAGTAGGCTCCTTTTActacaaaataacattatatgataatttatatCAGATAAAATGGGGTTATctctatggtttttttttcttttgacaataATTATCTCTATGATTTTCTTACCTGCaggattgtttttttggtatgaaaaaaaacttatgtcgGCTATCACTTTCGAAGACGCGTTTCGTTATAGACTGTCTACAAAATATCCGTTGCGCTCGTTTTTCTTAATAGGTAGGTCGACAACATTGTGttattattaacattcatatTCGTTATGTCAATCATCCTTTGATATTTCAGTTGTCTTCATATTCTCAAACTGAGTAATGATGATGAAATCGATAGATATGCTTATTGTCTGGTCATGGATTTTTATTTCCAGtgtgttgttttatatatatcgGACCATTATTGGCATAGACTTTATAACTTCAGCGATGATTCCAGTGTACACCAAGACCAAGTACAAACATTAACGTAACTATCTAATAGTAGTAGCTAGTATATTTTCATTCATAGACAATTACATGGTTTATGTATTATGATCATCCTTGGGAATGACAAAGCTATTATTTTATGCATATTGTGGTACCTTAGGTTGCTTCCTCTATCGATTATCCCAACAAAGAGGCTGGAGTTAAAACTGATCGAGAACGTTGTCAGTTTCACAATGTTCATGACAGTGAGATTTCCCTCTACTATGATCATAATTGTGGGCTTGGTATGATACCTTAAGACTCTACAGGTAATAAGACAATTTTATGACGTTGTGGTTTTCTTCACACTTTCAGTGACTTAATGTTAAGCTCTCTCTACATATGTGATGTTATAGATACACCAAATGATCCAATTTTTGTTCTAATGTGTTTCAGACGTTGAAAGAACATCGAGATGAAGTATTGTTTCTCAAGTTCTTCCGATGGTAACTTCTTGGCCTCATGTTCGAAAGATCACTTTGCAATTATATGGGAGGTTTGTACATAAACCCAACTGTGAAGTGTTAGATATATCGTACACTTAACCTCAAAATGAATTGGTTGATTATGGTGTTCTTACACATGGACGACTCACATATGAGTTTTCAGTCAAAAATACACTTAAAGGGCATAAGTCTCCAGTTATTA is drawn from Camelina sativa cultivar DH55 chromosome 1, Cs, whole genome shotgun sequence and contains these coding sequences:
- the LOC104775949 gene encoding ubiquitin carboxyl-terminal hydrolase 13 isoform X1; the encoded protein is MTMMTPPPLDQQEDEEMLVPNPDLVEGPQPMEVAQTETAATTVENPPAEDPPSLKFTWTLPMFTRLNTRKQYSEVFVVGGYKWRILIFPKGNNVDHLSMYLDVADASSLPYGWSRYSQFSLAVVNQVHSRYSIRKETQHQFNARESDWGFTSFMPLSELYDPTRGYLVNDTVLIEAEVAVRKVLDYWSYDSKKETGFVGLKNQGATCYMNSLLQTLYHIPYFRKAVYHMPTTENDAPTASIPLALQSLFYKLQYNDTSVATKELTKSFGWDTYDSFMQHDVQELNRVLCEKLEDKMKGTVVEGTIQKLFEGHHMNYIECINVDYKSTRKESFYDLQLDVKGCKDVYASFDKYVEVERLEGDNKYHAEGHDLQDAKKGVLFIDFPPVLQLQLKRFEYDFMRDTMVKINDRYEFPLQLDLDRENGKYLSPDADKSVRNLYTLHSVLVHSGGVHGGHYYAFIRPTLSDQWYKFDDERVTKEDVKRALEEQYGGEEELPQNNPGFNNPPFKFTKYSNAYMLVYIRDSDKDKIICNVDEKDIAEHLRVRLKKEQEEKEDKRKYKAQAHLFTTIKVARDDDIAEQIGKNIYFDLVDHEKVRSFRIQKQTPFQQFKEEVAKEFGVPVQQQRFWIWAKRQNHTYRPNRPLLPNEELQTVGQIREASNKANNAELKLFLEIERGPDDLPISPPEKSHEDILLFFKLYDPVNAVLRYVGRLMVKSSSKPMDIVGQLNKMAGFAPDEEIELFEEIKFEPCVMCEHLDKKTSFRLCQIEDGDIICYQKPLRIQESECLYPDVPSFLEYVQNRELVRFRTLEKPKEDEFILELSKLHTYDDVVERVAEKLGLDDASKLRLTSHNCYSQQPKPQPIKYRGVDHLSDMLAHYNQTSDILYYEVLDIPLPELQGLKTLKVAFHSATKDEVVIHNIRLPKQSTVGDVINELKTKVELSHQDAELRLLEVFFHKIYKIFPSTERIENINDQYWTLRAEEIPDEEKNIGPNDRLIHVYHFSKEPGQNQQVQNFGEPFFLVIHEGETLEEVKTRIQKKLHVPDEDFAKWKFASFSMGRPDYLQDTDVVYNRFQRRDVYGAWEQYLGLEHIDNAPKRAYAANQNRHAYEKPVKIYN